In the Arachis ipaensis cultivar K30076 chromosome B04, Araip1.1, whole genome shotgun sequence genome, TGTCATGGCGTCGTTTGATCAATGTATATTACAGGATCCTGTGAGGAGTTTTACCGGTCGCGAAAAGTACAATAGACCGTTATGGGCAACCGGCGCGTTAGACAAACCATCAGTGGTGGGTATAGATAATAACCTGTTCTTCCTTCTCATCCTATAGATCATAAAGTAATTGTTATAATTTTGAGTggaaaagtttttaatttttttgttttcttgttaTCCAAGAAATCCATAAGCTAAGCTATTAACTGGTTTCTGTGTttagctttaatgtcttcaattTTGACACTCATTCCCTTCTCAATTAGTACCTTTTGTTGAAGaagaattaaattagagtttaACCATTATGCACTGAAAGTGTAAAAGAATTTCGAGCTCATCCAGATAAATTTTCGAGTTTGCAAGACTTAAAATCGACGAACACTTTTGCAGTTGTGGCAAGAATTGAATAGATATCTGTCTAAACTACTTTTTAACTGACAATACATACAAATTCAAGTTCATTCCCAAAGATTGAAAGGATTAGCATCTTAAAGCTCTGTTTGGTTACAGAGTGTGCAGGAAATGGTAATGCTATCAACCAGTATTTTAAGAATCAAGTGGACAATAAGAGGCAAGCCTAAATCTTTGATTGGTGGAGTAGGAGGTGATCTTATTCTTAGGATCACTTCCAAATTCACTCTTAACCAAATCAGTGGTCAAGTCATTCAGCATGAGGAATTCTGGGATTTATCAGCTTCATCCGCGGGTGCTCAAGCATTTTTCTGGACGTCACGTGCTCTGTTTGCGACCGCAGAATCTGTCAAAGACTTGGCCGATGGCGCCAAGGATCTGAGCAGTAAATTCTCAACCAAGAAAGAGAACTTGGAGAGTTATCCAGATCCCTCTGGTGATCCAACCAAGGTGAGTTTCCTTTTTTCACAAGAATCCTATTCTTCATCCTGCCTAGATTTTATTTTCCTTAATCATATAAGGTCATTTTCTTGTATGAATTGATTGTTGCTgtgctttttttcttctttttcaattcaGTTCTTCCAGAGGGATGACGGCTTTCAACAAGACGCATACCAGATCGCGCTACTTCTGGCGGTTATTTATTTTGTAGTACAGTTTCTAAGAACAACTCTGTAAATCTTACCTCCCTTGTTATCTTCATGAAGGTCTATATATCACTTCAAAGTGTGATTAATTATCAGCATATATAGTCAGACACAATGTTGTTTTGTAAGAGCTATAAATTTCTCATTactcaaaaaaaataaatcaatgtAAAGTTTGATTAATTGTGAGCTTATAGAATATAAGCAAAAATGATGTTGTAACTATAATAATGTCTTTTCTGAATGGGAAAAAAGAGACTATTTTGTATTAAAGACTAAGAGAGTTTGTCCCTTTCTAATTGCCATTTCAACTATGAGAGAAATGATTAGATTATCAATTATCAAAGTAAAAGGCAACTTGAGCCATGACACCCCCCATATACATGATATACATGACTATTTAAAAATTGTTGAGCAAGGCAAGAATCATTAAGGAGAATGCCAAGATTCTTCCAATTAAAATGGAGGAAGCTGAACTAATATTGTGTGCACCAACTGTATATACAGCTCCAGTTGTTTCATCCTTCACTTTAATGCTGCTAGAGCCTATGGAAAACAACAAAGGAAATGGTGTTTGAAAAATAATCAGATTCCAGCTTCTTTTGCAGAAATTGAAATAAGGTAGCTTCTCAGATAAATCTATTTTCAATATTCAAGTTACAAACTTTTGTTCTAGGTTATGAAAAGACATAAATGGGGTTGGATTAAACCATATATATGAAAGGCTATATACTAGGTACTCACAGTTATAATCAGTCCATCCAATGAGCATGTTTTCAGCATCATATACAACTAACTTGTTTGACAGCACCAAATCTGCAATTGGTTAAAAAAAGAGTTAGTAAATGATATAGCCATCTGCATTCTAAGACTATGATGTTTGGGAGCTCCGCGAAGACGAGAGCACTGCTCCCAAACAAGGCCTAAAGGTTAAATGGCTAACATATATTAGAAATAGTTAAATGAAGGGTCATGTCTCTTGCAAACTTAAACACCAAGTAAGAGGCAACATGATTAAATTATAAATGAAGTTTAATCCTAAGTCTTACCTCCTAGAAGAAATGTGTCCTTTGAACTCTTGCTTGGAGCACTCCTCTGCCAGCCAATACACCGCATATCATCCTGGTGTTCAAAGAATACAAAAATAAGTTTTCGGATTACAGGCGCATACCGGTGCAggcaataataacttaaaaatGTCGGATTGGAAGCACGTTAAAAAACACTCACTTTAAAAGGGAAGAGGTAATCGCGAGGATAAACTGGCAGCGAAATTCCATCAAAATGGAACTTGACAATAGGAAATCCATCATCAACACTGCAAAATTAAAATGGTCAACTAGAGAAGAGAAGAGTTGAGTTGCATATTTATGATAATGTAAAGCATACCAAGTAAAatgaagtaaaaataaataattaaataacttaCTTGCCCTCATAACTGAAACAAGTAAATTGTTGCTCAATAGTAACTAACTTCAGATCAGGCTGCTTATCCAAAATCTATTACAAAGGAAAAATGTCAGCATCCATGTTTGAATGAACTAAAAACTGATTCTCCAATGTTTACCTTTTTCATTAGCTGCTCATAGGCGGCGGATGGAAGATAAGCCAATGTTGTACCACTATCTATGACTGTTCCCCTCCCATTTCCAGAACCAAATATGTCTAAAGGAAGAGATAGAGATTCTTCACCAACCTCCAAGTCTTTCAAAATTATATTGTAGTGTACCCTATGATAATAGTAAATaggttataaaataatttataacaaTATGAAGGAACATATCTTGGAGCATATGCTAGAGAGATTGCACCTAAAGATTTTGTATTCATGCTTCATTTCATTTGTATAGTATAACTATAAATTATTTGCAATATTGGTTTTCCAATATGTGAAATTCATTAGTATGTTTTCTCAGAATCTATGAACTTGCCCAAATGTGAATTTTTATTACTGATAAAGACATTTCCGAAAGTAGACAGTGCTACTTTTCGAAATAATTGCCTATTTGGACAAAGTAAATAAGTAACacattaaaaagtaaaaactcaATCTATCCGCACTACTACCTTGTCTGTATTTTGATAGTTATTTTGAAACGGAAGTCCTAGAGAGTTAACAATTCGAACGCCGATCAGATAGCAATGACAGAATCCAGTTACGTTTTCAGAAACATAACTGTTAGGAAAATCACACATGCTTGCTTCTCTTGAAATTAAAAGGCAGTGGCCTTATCATCAAATGGATACCATTATATTCTAACAACAAAACAAATCAAATAAACTTAAAACATAAAGCTAAGGTTCTGCACTTACATCCCTGTTCGCAAGTTAGTCATATTAATTTTTGGCTCCACCACTTCTCCTATGGCAAATATTCCACCTCCGCTAACAGTGTCAAGACAGTGCGAAACTATTTTTTTCGCCTTTCCAGCTGCAGCAAGCTGTGAAAGCACAGAAGTACTTGCCTGTCCAAAGCCCATGATTCCACTAAGGCTTCCATCGCCATTCGAATCCAATGTTCCGGCTTGGTTTACACCACACCTGTCAGCAAGAGAATACTCAGGAAGATGCATTACATAGAAAAAGAACCAATTGGTGAGTATAAAACAATAAACACCAAAACATAAAAACTGTAAAGCACTTGGATACAGGGCAAGGTTCAATCAATTTGCTAACATTCCCCTACAAATAAACTAAGTAGTTCTATTTTTTGTTACTTCAAAATTAATCAACTAAGATAGTGATAGAGATAGACTCAATTGAACTCATACTTGTGATTTGGTACACTCCCTACCCAAACTCTGTACTAATATTTATACTCACCCGAAATACACACTGCTATTCGCGAATGATGTATTGAGGTCAGCATCAACAAGGTTATATGTCAATAGATCCTTTACATACATCCCAGCAGTCGTACCTCCATCGCCATATTGTATGTTGTATGGGCAGAACTTGCTTACCTGGCAAGCTGGAGCTCGACCAGGTAGCGTTGTGGCATTGCAAAATTCGTCGTCACACATAACAATAGATGAGGTGTTGGAGGCAGCTGGGTCGTAGAGGTTTAACTCCACCTGTAGCACAATAACATACTCAGAGATCACTCCAATAACACTTGTATTACTTTCTTGGTGGGCAAGGTAATGAATGATCTATTTTCGACAAAACATCAAAAAGGCACAAAACATGAATCAGTAAAGTGTAGATACATACACCCTTAATAGAACTTCTTGTAGCACATGATGAGCAGCCAGAACAAGTCACCCATAGAAGGTCACTTCCAGTATCAACTTGCACCCAGTAATCAGTACCAGGAGTGCCGAGCTTGATTTTCGTGTAATAAAGCCTAAAATCGAAACAAGAACAGAACATTAAGCATCTTCATGAAAATTGTTGGGCAATGTCATCCCTCCACATTGGAAAAATCATGACAAACTAGTCTTATTTGTAATGGTGTGAGGGACAAACCTATCCAACGAAGGACCAAGTCTCAAGTCCTTttagtgcatgtttgggcgccattattttgttaaaaaaagatctttttttaatgaaaaaagatctttttttattttttaacgtgtttggcaaatttctagtagtaaaagtaaaagtactagtaaaataaaaaaaagatcttttttgagaagctgtaatttacatctttttttaaaagatcttttttccttaaaaaaaagatgtttttcatgtaataaataaacaaaaaagtacttttatattattatacccaaacataattgattgataaaaagacctttttacatgagatatccaaacataaaattacttttacttctctataagatcttttaaaaaaaaataactcgaaaaaagatctttttttaaaagctcacccaaacaagtccTTAGTCAACAATATTGGGGGATTTTCTCAAAAGAGTAGTACCCCAACAAGTCCTGAAAATTTTTCTTGAAAGACGAATAGATACTGAGGAATCTTAACTACTAAATAGGCCTCCTAAGATTTTTAACTTTGCACATGTTATGTTCATTCATCAAAACCCCAGTCAAATTGATATGAATACTAACGGAGAGAGACCTAATATGTCTAACCTCACTAATTCTTCAGTGACTTATTTGGTGATTAAAATTTATCAAGGGCAAACTTATATCATACCTATGGCTACAATATCTATCATGCCTATGCTTAAGTCCTTGGTGAATGGTGAGCATTATAATGATAAGTAAAGAAAAGGTGACAACTCAGGAATAAGCTAATAGTTAAGAATTCTAAGATGATTTGATATATTTCTAAGGATTCTAAACTATCAACTTGGATAACTGCATGTGAGGTTTCGCggaagaaaaattatgaaaaggAAGAGAAACAAACCCGACAGAATTAGGGAGGCCAGTGCCACCAAGGTTGATATCAACAGCAGATAAGAGTCTACCATGGCGAAGAGAATCATGATTCTTGATTGCACTCAAACTGGTAACAGGGCCTTTGAATTTTCGTTCAACGGGAAACACAAACTTTGCATTGGCCATGCAACACGCTTCCCATAACACCATTCCCACAAAAATCAATCCTTTTATATCCATTCTTGTGGGAATGGCAATTTTGACataaacaagaaagaaagaacaaGACTTTAACACTGAAATTCAATTCTTTCGATCAATGTCGAGTTGGGTTGTGACCATAGGCAATCGACCCCCAGTTGGCTGAAGAACACAAGGGTCGGTTGCAAGAAGAAGAAgctaagaaggaagaagaaaagtgaAGAAACAAATAATAGAAAACACAAAAAGGAAGAGATTGAAAATGAACGAGAGAGCGAGAGGGAAACTCGCGAATTCTACCGCACAGAACATGTTTTTTCCACTTACGTtggttttattatgtttttagaaATTTGCTATACAACGTTCGTGTCTTGTTCTTTCAAAATTCCAtccatttctcttctttttcctaTCAATGTACTACTGCTATTTTTCAAGTACATGACTAAAAAGTAAGTTAATAATATTTTGAAGGTAAAAATTGTCTGAGACATTGCTCTGTAATTTTTGGAGTAGTAtactaataatattttttttgtatttttaataaaaaaataattttaaagtataattttgatatattaattttttatacaatTATTTAATCACATAATATTTTAAGTAGTGGGTAATTttaaaataagttattttgtctaTGTAATAATACATGATtagttatttatataattttttttataatgataatatatgaaaattaaaatcttaattttaatatactatcAGATTAAGTTTTATATGTGTATTATCATgtcagtaaaaataattattatgatCCTTAAACATCGTTATATTATTTTACAACGAgtatattttagtatttttattaacCAATTTTTAAGAAATACTATGTAATCAATTATTCANNNNNNNNNNNNNNNNNNNNNNNNNNNNNNNNNNNNNNNNNNNNNNNNNNNNNNNNNNNNNNNNNNNNNNNNNNNNNNNNNNNNNNNNNNNNNNNNNNNNNNNNNNNNNNNNNNNNNNNNNNNNNNNNNNNNNNNNNNNNNNNNNNNNNNNNNNNNNNNNNNNNNNNNNNNNNNNNNNNNNNNNNNNNNNNNNNNNNNNNNNNNNNNNNNNNNNNNNNNNNNNNNNNNNNNNNNNNNNNNNNNNNNNNNNNNNNNNNNNNNNNNNNNNNNNNNNNNNNNNNNNNNNNNNNNNNNNNNNNNNNNNNNNNNNNNNNNNNNNNNNNNNNNNNNNNNNNNNNNNNNNNNNNNNNNNNNNNNNNNNNNNNNNNNNNNNNNNNNNNNNNNNNNNNNNNNNNNNNNNNNNNNNNNNNNNNNNNNNNNNNNNNNNNNNNNNNNNNNNNNNNNNNNNNNNNNNNNNNNNNNNNNNNNNNNNNNNNNNNNNNNNNNNNNNNNNNNNNNNNNNNNNNNNNNNNNNNNNNNNNNNNNNNNNNNNNNNNNNNNNNNNNNNNNNNNNNNNNNNNNNNNNNNNNNNNNNNNNNNNNNNNNNNNNNNNNNNNNNNNNNNNNNNNNNNNNNNNNNNNNNNNNNNNNNNNNNNNNNNNNNNNNNNNNNNNNNNNNNNNNNNNNNNNNNNNNNNNNNNNNNNNNNNNNNNNNNNNNNNNNNNNNNNNNNNNNNNNNNNNNNNNNNNNNNNATTTTAAAAAAAGTATTATGTAATCAATCATGATTATTTATATTGAGATTTGTCcataattttaatattaactttttttttataattatcatTATGAATCTTTCTTATATTTTATTGAatttgtacaagatgtctctggtacggatttgagagatggatcgggaacCTGCGGGTCGAGGCGGAGGCCGGatcgcttgactggagcaatggggggaggtacctgcaaagacactccgacgctcaagtcagaatggatcagAGAAATATATGGTGTGATggatgaatgaatacctggagagACTTGGGTCCTCTTATATATAGGTGATTGTGaatatctttatcttatcttatttagctaagataagggagacgttttgAATTCAAAAATTAGTTAGGAGTTCTATCTGGCCGGTTTCGGGCCTTTAGAGTGGCGGAGCGGGTCGAACCCAGGCAACCGGGTTCGGAGACCGTTCCGTGTGTAGGATCCGTGGGCTGGATCcataacagttgcccccgcagcgaGAGAGCGAACGAGGTCGGTCTCTGTCGCTGGAGAATATGGTTTTGATCGTTTGGTCGTCTTTTCGGGGCGGAGCGCTCGGTAGATATTGTTTTTCGTGTGGGTCGGCGCGCCGGCAGTAGGTTTCGTGTTTCGTGTCGTTTGTTTGACGCGAACCTTCCGTTTTCCTATGTCCGTTTAATTTTTCGAGGCGTGCTTTTTGGTTTCCCAAATGAGCATTTATTGCAAGGGGAAACTTTTCATTTTTACCCTTTGCGTTTTGTTTGttccttggggcatttttgtcttTTTCCTTCGGTTTTGAAACCNNNNNNNNNNNTTCTCCCTCTTTATTCTGGTACTGTTCTGTTTCTCTGCGGTTGCATTTCTACTCTTCTGCTTCGTCACTTTTCAAGCTTTGGCTTCGCGTTATCAGGTTGGTTTCCTTTTGTCTTTGTTTATTTTGCAGTTATTCTGTACTTGCCTGCTTTTTGCATTTCTGTGTTTAGTGTGGATTGGGGTCGTACCTTTGTGTATGATATTTCTGTTCTTTTGGGTGGTGGGTTTCAAAGGAGGATGAGCACCACTGTGTAGTTGGTAGTGGGTAGTGGTATATGTTTTAGTTTCCCCCGCCGTTTTCTGCCGTGTGGTTTGGGCTGACGGTGGTGCTCATCGCTGTTTTAGATATGGCTTGTCGGAGGACCGAGGGTGTGAGGGCTCCGGTGATACCAGCGGAGGGTGTCCCTTCCCTTTACTCCTGGGTTACCAGTGATGTGTGGGGGACGCCGTCGTGGATGACGGAGGCGGACCTCCAACGGCTTCGTGATGAGGGGGCTGTCTGTGGGGGTGGCGACGCCGAGCGCCATTACGAGTTTTTCGTTCCGGGGTTGACGAGAGGGTCTGTTATACCAATCTGGACTCGCCGACCGTTCTGGTTTGGCTGAGGGTATAGGAGGCAATGTTTACCCGTCTTGGCGTGCGGCTCCCATTTTCCCCTTTGTTCAACAGTTATTGAGCCGATGTTCCGTGGCGCCGTCCCAGCTGCACCCGAATAGCTGGGCGGCGATCCGGACTTTCGAGCTCATGTGCGAGTTTTTCAAGCTTCCGGTGTCAGTAAatgttttcctttttctcttcttgtgCACCCTTCCGTCCAAGGAGGGGAAGCACAAGAAGGGGTATATGTCTTTTAGGGCTCAACCTCATCGTCGAGTTTTCGGTTTGTATAAGGATTCTTTTCATGGGTTTAAGAGTGGGTATTTCAAGATTCGTCCTGCTAGGGGGCATCATCTGTTCTGGCTGACGTTGGAGGGTGAGCGGCGGTTCCCTACATATTGGAACTTTGGTGCGGGGCCGTCCATTCTTACTCGGGTGACGCAGGAGTTTTTGACTGCGGAAGACCGGGACGTCGCCCTCGTCTTGTGGCAATTGTTTGGGGAGCGTCCTCTCAATCCCAGGGACGTGATGGGTGACCCGGTTGCTTGTCGGGCCTACGTTGGTGTGTGATTTGtatctctcttttttttgttcCGAGTTGGATACTTATGTTTTTTCCCTTTTAACCTTTCTCCTAGTTGAGATGGCTGGGGGTTTGATGACTCTTGCTAGGTTGAAGGCTCAATTGTCTCAGGGGACTCCTTCTGGTAGTTCTCCATCCACTTCGACCTCCCGGCCTGTTGATGATACGAGGGCTGCCTCTGAGGATCTGGCGTTGACCGAAGGTGGCACCCAAGGGTCGGGTCGGGGCGTGGAGGTTGAGGATGATGTGGTGGTCGTGTCGCCGGAGGGTGCTTCCCGGAAGCGAAAGCGGTCAGAGGATGTTGATAGTGAGAATTTGGTGGAGGGGGAGGGTGTGGTCCCGTCAGTGATGGATCGTCATTTTGACGCTCCGGGACTGTCGTTTTGATGCTCCGGCCTTCATCGATGAGCATCTTATGCCTGGTACGAAGGATTTCTTCCGTGAGTGCGATGTGACTTTCCAGGCGAAGTCGCTTTACCGCTCCCTTCTCCGTTCTGCCGTGATTGTTCGGAAGGCCGAGCCTGTGATGGCTCAGGTGGGCCTTCTGGACAACAAATTACGTTAGTCTCAGGCCGAGGTGGCGAGGTTGAAGGGGCAGCTTGCGGATGCCGAGTCGGCGAGGGAGAAGGCAGTGAAGGCGTCTGAGGAGTCTGGTGCTGAAATCCTTTGCCTTTTCGAGGTTGAGACTTCACTTTTGTCTCAGCTTGGGGAAGAGCAGAGGAAGGCTTCGGATGCCGACTCTCAGGCTGTCGTGCTTCTTTCTTATATTGGTACTTTGAAGGATGAGGTAGCCGGTCTGAAGGTGGAGGTTGTGGGTTTGAAGGAGGAGAAGGCCATGTTGCTTACTGATGTAAAGGAAGCTATTGCTGCCACTGAGGAGACGATGAAAGCTCAAGCTTTGGTGTTGGCGCCCGAAGCAGATGTGTTTGTGATGGGAGCTTTCAAGATTGTCCGTGATGGCCAGATCGTTAATCTTGAATAGCTATGGTTATAACTACTTGTTTTGGATTTGTAGTGTTTGTTTTAATGTTTTGGCCGTGTGGCCGTGTGGCTGTGGATTTGTGACTGTTTGAACTTCGTTTTATGCTGATTTGGCCGTTCGAGCCTTTTTTGTATATTCTGTCTTTAAGCCGTTTTATTTTTGACTTTATTTGTTCCCTTTGTTTGGGATGGGTGGACCGTCGTGGGGTCACTTTCTCGTGGATATCCGTTTCTCGGCCCTTGGGGGTGATCAGTCTCCCAGTGGTGGCCGTGTTTTTATTCCGTGTTTAGGGGGAATATAAAAAAGGTATTAATAACTTGATGGAATTTTATTGAtgtttgggcctcgttaaaaccctccgtttATGGCTGGAAAAAGTACTCGAGATTGACACTTTatgcaaaattaaaaaattagagcaaaaaggaaaacaaagtcAAAAGGAAAACAAGGTAAAAAATGGCTTAGAGGGTCGACCTATGTGTAGTATCGTCGTAGGTTGGCGGCGTTCCAGGTCCTCGGGATCTCGTCGCCGTTAAGTCATTCGAGCTTGTATGCTCCCTTTCCAATTGCTGCCTTGATTTTGTACGGGCCCTCCTAGTTGGGGTGAGTTTTCCTTCCCCTGGGGTTGGGGTGCCAATGTCTTttcgtcgtaggacgaggtcgtcGGGTACGAATTCTCGTCGGACCACACCATGGTTGTACCTTAGGCTGATTCtttgttttagggctagctctcTGATGTGGGCTATGCTTCTCACCTCGTCTGTGAGGTCTCGTTCTGCTTTTTCGTCGTTGCCCCCGATCGTTCGTCTTGGACTTGGGTCTCCTATCTCTAACGGGATGATAGCTTCGACGCCGTATGTTAGGCGGAAGGGGGTTTCCCCGGTGGCCGTTTGGGGGATTGTTCGATACAACCACAGAACTGATCCGAGTTTGTCAGCCCATAGTCCTTTGGCGTCGTCGAGCCGTTTCTTGAGTCCCTTGACGATTATTTTGTTTGCGGACTCCACCTGTCCGTTTGTTTGGGGTGCTCTACCGAGCTGAAACGGTGGGATGCGTGCAGCCCCTCTAGGAATTCTCTGAATTTTTTGTCGATgaattgggttccgttgtccgagattACAATCTCGGGGATCCAGAACCGGGTTATGATGTGTCGCGAGAAAAGTTTTCGGCATTGGGTTGCCGTGATGGAGGCTAGGGGTTCGGCCTCGATCCATTTAGTGTAATAAtctatggcgacgatgaggtATCGGAGTTGTCCGGGTGCCATGGGGAAGGGGCCCACGAGGTTGATACCCCATGTTCCAAATGGCCGTTCTGCCGTTATGACACTAAGCTGGTGTGGGGCGGCTTGGTGGATGTcggcgtgcctttggcatttgCTGGAGCTTTTTACCAGCTACATGGAATCCCGGATGATCGTGGGCCAAAAGTACCCGGCCCGGATGACTTTTTGGGCTAGGGTTTTGCCTCCAATGTGGTGGTCGCAATAGCCTTCATGAATTTCATGGAGTATGTACCCGTGTCCCTGGGTTCGGCGCACttgagcaggggttgcgagaatccTCGTTTGTATAGTTGTCCTGTAATGACAGTGTAATTAGCGGCTTCCCTTTTTGTCCGTTTTGCCTCTTTGGAGTCTTCGGGTAGCGTTCCGTTGAGGAGGTATTGCAGGATAGGATAGGTCCATGATTCCAGGCTGGAGAGTGTCAGAAAGGCATCTGCCGTGGTCGATATAGACGGTGTCCTGACGACCTCCTGAATTAGCGACCTGTTGCCTTGTCCtggcttggtgctggctaatttggaGAGGAGGTCTGCCTTGGCATTTCATTCCCTGGGGACATGCTGTATGGTTATGCGATCGAATCCTTCTTTTACCTTGTTTACCTTGGCGAGGTATTGCTGGAGTAGGGGGTCCCGTGTTTGGTAGTCTCCGTTGATTTGGGAACTGGCCACCTGTGAGTCGGTGCATACTTCTAAAATGTTTGCCCCGACCTCCTTGGCTAGAGTTAAGCTTGCTAGAAGGGCCTCGTATTCCGCTTGATTGTTTGAAACCAGGAACTCGTAGCGAACGGATTGTTTGATTACGACCCCGTTTTGGCTCTCGAGTATCACTCCGGCTCCTCCGGAAGTGACGTTTGACGAACCGGCGACGTGTAGTTTCCACGATTCGAGGGTGGAGTTTCCCGGTGTCATCTCGGCAATGAAGTCAGCCATGGCCTGTGCTTTGATTGCATTACGGGGTTCGAACTTTATTTGGAATTGGGATAGCTcgatggaccatgctagcattcttCCTACTAGATCGGGCTTTTGTAGCACCTGCTTGACCGCTTGGTCGGTTTGAACCGTTATGGGGTGAGCCTGGAAATACTGTCCCAAACGTCGGGAGGCCGCGAGGAGTGTGAGGGCCAGCTTTTCTAGGCATGAGTAACGAGTTTTCGTGTCTTGTAAAactttgcttatgaagtagatgggttgttttTCCTTATTTTCATTTTCGCGGATGAGCGCTGCCGCGAGTGCTTCTTTCATTATGGAAAGGTATAGGTAGAGGGTTTCCCCTGTTTGGGGCTTGGCGAGAACTGGTGGTTCTGCCAAGACTTTTTTGAAATATTAGAATGCTTCTTCGCATCTTGCTTCCCAATTGAAGGGGGCTCCTTTCTTCATTAGCTTGAAGAAAGGGATTGCTTTCTGTGCTGATGCTCCGAGAAAGCGAGATAGCGTGGTGAGTCGGTCAGTGAGCTTTTGGATGTCGTTGAGATTTTTTGGGCTTGTCATTTCGAGGACGGCTCGGCATTTCTCGGGGTTAGCCTCTACCCTACGCTATGTGATCATAAAGCCGAGGAACTTTCCTGCTTCCATTCCAAAGGCACACTTTGTCGGGTTAAAGTGCATTCGGTGCTTCCGTAGGGTGTTCATCATGAGTTCGAGGTCGCTGATGAGTTGCTCACCGGATTCGGTcttggcgagcatgtcgtctatgtagacttctaaCTTGGTCCCAGATAGGTTCTGGAATATCTTGTTGACGAGCCTTTGGTAGGTGGCTCCGGCGTTTTTCAGGCCGAAGGGCATGACCGTGTAGCAATACGTTCCTTCGAGGGTGATGAAAGTTGTTTTTTCCTCGTCAGGTCGGTGCATGGGTATCTGATTATACTCGGAGTACGCGTCCATGAAGTTGAGGTATCGGTGGCTGGATGCGGCATCTACTAGTCCGTCGATGTTTGGTAGGGGGAAGGCATCCTTTGGACAAGTTTTGTTCAGGTCTGTGTAGTCGATGCatattcgccacttcccgttAGACTTTTTGACTAGTACAACGTTTGCCAACCATGTCTTCTCGTAT is a window encoding:
- the LOC107635153 gene encoding aspartic proteinase-like protein 2; its protein translation is MDIKGLIFVGMVLWEACCMANAKFVFPVERKFKGPVTSLSAIKNHDSLRHGRLLSAVDINLGGTGLPNSVGLYYTKIKLGTPGTDYWVQVDTGSDLLWVTCSGCSSCATRSSIKGVELNLYDPAASNTSSIVMCDDEFCNATTLPGRAPACQVSKFCPYNIQYGDGGTTAGMYVKDLLTYNLVDADLNTSFANSSVYFGCGVNQAGTLDSNGDGSLSGIMGFGQASTSVLSQLAAAGKAKKIVSHCLDTVSGGGIFAIGEVVEPKINMTNLRTGMVHYNIILKDLEVGEESLSLPLDIFGSGNGRGTVIDSGTTLAYLPSAAYEQLMKKILDKQPDLKLVTIEQQFTCFSYEGNVDDGFPIVKFHFDGISLPVYPRDYLFPFKDDMRCIGWQRSAPSKSSKDTFLLGDLVLSNKLVVYDAENMLIGWTDYNCSSSIKVKDETTGAVYTVGAHNISSASSILIGRILAFSLMILALLNNF
- the LOC107637180 gene encoding uncharacterized protein LOC107637180, whose product is MPKTFLATHHNPVLDPRDCNLGQRNPIHRQKIQRIPRGAARIPPFQLGRAPQTNGQVESANKIIVKGLKKRLDDAKGLWADKLGSVLWLYRTIPQTATGETPFRLTYGVEAIIPLEIGDPSPRRTIGGNDEKAERDLTDEVRSIAHIRELALKQRISLRYNHGVVRREFVPDDLVLRRKDIGTPTPGEGKLTPTRRARTKSRQQLEREHTSSNDLTATRSRGPGTPPTYDDTTHRSTL
- the LOC107635152 gene encoding uncharacterized protein LOC107635152 isoform X1; the encoded protein is MTLTAALSCSLAATSTSFSAAGARIHRHRRRHPNNNIINTKRILSSKFLHGSTSTTCMPFSFFPQHHSFFFRGGNCVAVSNDADRSSEVSSDSKMETLNTEADKIVDGMDFGELCNEFECISSPLVESTARQLARDILELREGNRALATFAVSVKYKDPVRSFTGREKYNRPLWATGALDKPSVSVQEMVMLSTSILRIKWTIRGKPKSLIGGVGGDLILRITSKFTLNQISGQVIQHEEFWDLSASSAGAQAFFWTSRALFATAESVKDLADGAKDLSSKFSTKKENLESYPDPSGDPTKFFQRDDGFQQDAYQIALLLAVIYFVVQFLRTTL
- the LOC107635152 gene encoding uncharacterized protein LOC107635152 isoform X2 → MTLTAALSCSLAATSTSFSAAGARIHRHRRRHPNNNIINTKRILSSKFLHGSTSTTCMPFSFFPQHHSFFFRVSNDADRSSEVSSDSKMETLNTEADKIVDGMDFGELCNEFECISSPLVESTARQLARDILELREGNRALATFAVSVKYKDPVRSFTGREKYNRPLWATGALDKPSVSVQEMVMLSTSILRIKWTIRGKPKSLIGGVGGDLILRITSKFTLNQISGQVIQHEEFWDLSASSAGAQAFFWTSRALFATAESVKDLADGAKDLSSKFSTKKENLESYPDPSGDPTKFFQRDDGFQQDAYQIALLLAVIYFVVQFLRTTL